A single genomic interval of candidate division WOR-3 bacterium harbors:
- a CDS encoding IMP cyclohydrolase, translating into MSRRWAIFSLWDKTGAEQLAQVLADCGYGILATSKTAAILKQSGITVTDVANWTGAPEILGGRVKTIHPKIAAGILSYRDDSSIEPIDFVVCNLYPFAQGLKEKRGLKEMVELIDIGGVTLLRAAAKNWFFVTPVPKPDYYPLVIEQLTRYGQVSESLRRELAQKTFELTGNYDMMISRYLADIVDR; encoded by the coding sequence GTGAGCCGTCGCTGGGCAATTTTTTCGCTCTGGGATAAAACCGGGGCGGAACAACTGGCGCAGGTGTTAGCCGATTGTGGTTACGGTATTCTCGCCACCTCAAAGACCGCGGCAATTTTAAAACAGTCCGGGATAACGGTTACCGATGTGGCAAATTGGACCGGTGCTCCGGAGATTTTAGGGGGCAGGGTAAAGACGATTCATCCGAAAATTGCCGCCGGGATTCTATCTTATCGTGATGATAGCAGTATTGAGCCGATTGATTTTGTGGTCTGTAATCTTTACCCATTTGCCCAGGGTCTCAAAGAAAAGCGCGGTCTAAAAGAGATGGTAGAACTGATTGACATTGGCGGGGTAACACTTTTGCGGGCAGCAGCCAAGAACTGGTTTTTCGTTACCCCGGTGCCAAAGCCGGACTATTACCCGCTGGTTATTGAGCAGTTGACACGGTACGGTCAGGTGTCGGAAAGTTTGCGCCGGGAACTGGCACAGAAGACATTTGAACTGACGGGAAATTACGATATGATGATTTCCCGGTATCTTGCGGATATTGTTGACAGATAG
- a CDS encoding DNA-directed RNA polymerase subunit alpha: MKLKPFVMPEKFEIEADTATDSYAKFIIAPLERGWGVTVGNALRRALLSSVQGAAVVEVRIDGVTHEFTTIDDVVEDVPEIILNIKKIRFRLWSETPRACYLHAKGKRAFFARDLTVPPEVVIANPDQKILTISDSKRAVNIEMIVENGRGYVRAERLKKDRSVPEGTIFLDAFFSPVKKVNYWVENMRVLDRTDFERVMLEVWTDGTVKPEEALIQSATILKNHMGALVPMEKEPEFIEEERVYRDRDRLAELLAMDIDELELSNRALNCLKKGRSKRTGERISIRTIADLVQYTEKEMLDIENFGRKSLEELKKVLEDMGLTLGMDISGIPIGKGAEVENEEEEAEEEKEE; this comes from the coding sequence ATGAAGCTGAAACCTTTTGTAATGCCCGAGAAATTTGAAATAGAAGCCGATACGGCAACTGACAGTTATGCCAAATTTATCATTGCACCGCTGGAACGCGGGTGGGGAGTTACCGTTGGCAATGCGCTGCGCCGGGCACTGCTTTCTTCGGTTCAAGGAGCGGCGGTGGTTGAGGTTCGTATCGACGGTGTAACCCACGAGTTCACAACGATTGATGATGTCGTGGAGGATGTACCGGAGATAATACTGAATATCAAGAAAATTCGGTTCCGCCTGTGGTCGGAAACGCCTCGCGCCTGCTATCTGCACGCCAAAGGCAAACGGGCATTTTTTGCTCGTGACCTGACGGTGCCGCCGGAGGTGGTGATTGCCAACCCGGACCAGAAGATTTTGACCATTTCTGATAGCAAAAGAGCGGTGAACATCGAGATGATTGTTGAGAATGGCCGAGGTTATGTGCGGGCTGAGCGGCTGAAGAAGGACCGCTCCGTACCAGAAGGGACGATTTTCCTCGACGCGTTCTTTTCTCCGGTGAAAAAGGTAAACTACTGGGTCGAGAATATGCGGGTGCTGGACCGGACCGATTTTGAGCGAGTAATGCTGGAGGTGTGGACCGATGGTACGGTGAAACCGGAAGAGGCATTGATTCAGTCGGCGACGATTTTGAAGAATCATATGGGCGCTCTGGTGCCGATGGAGAAGGAACCGGAGTTTATTGAAGAAGAGCGGGTGTATCGCGACCGGGACCGGCTTGCCGAATTGCTGGCGATGGACATCGATGAACTCGAGTTGTCAAACCGGGCGCTTAACTGTTTGAAGAAGGGGCGTTCCAAGCGAACCGGGGAACGGATTTCAATCCGGACGATTGCTGACCTGGTGCAGTATACCGAAAAGGAGATGCTGGATATTGAGAACTTCGGCCGAAAGTCACTGGAAGAGTTGAAAAAGGTTCTCGAAGATATGGGACTAACCCTGGGTATGGACATTTCGGGGATACCGATTGGTAAGGGAGCCGAAGTTGAAAACGAAGAGGAAGAGGCGGAAGAAGAGAAGGAGGAGTAA
- the rpsM gene encoding 30S ribosomal protein S13, with protein MARIVGVDLPDRKKVLYALPAIYGIGLASAQKILAATGIDPNKRVGDLTDEELAALRKEIESGYKVEGELRAEVAANIKRYIEIGCYRGLRHRARLPVRGQRTRTNARTRKGPRKTSGVLKVKATAGTAAKKE; from the coding sequence GTGGCTCGTATTGTTGGTGTTGATTTACCGGACCGTAAGAAAGTACTGTATGCCCTGCCGGCGATATACGGCATCGGGCTGGCTTCGGCGCAGAAGATTTTAGCTGCGACCGGCATCGACCCGAACAAACGGGTTGGTGATTTGACGGACGAAGAACTGGCAGCGCTCCGGAAGGAGATTGAAAGTGGGTACAAAGTGGAAGGTGAACTGCGAGCTGAGGTTGCGGCGAACATCAAGCGTTATATCGAAATCGGTTGCTATCGGGGGTTGCGTCATCGGGCGCGGCTTCCGGTACGCGGCCAAAGGACACGGACGAACGCTCGAACCAGAAAAGGTCCCCGTAAGACCTCCGGGGTGCTTAAAGTGAAGGCGACCGCTGGAACCGCGGCGAAAAAGGAGTAG
- the rplQ gene encoding 50S ribosomal protein L17 codes for MRNLVSALIRYERIRTTVAKAKEARRFAERMVSLACTGTLAARREVAKFINDKALVKKLFTEIAPRLADRSGGYTRIYRLGNRPGDSAEMAYLEFVVRGEKEKPEEIKGKGKSKAKKSATKKATKDKETG; via the coding sequence ATGCGCAATCTTGTTTCGGCGCTGATAAGGTATGAGCGGATTCGAACTACGGTAGCAAAGGCGAAAGAGGCAAGGCGATTTGCGGAACGAATGGTGAGCCTGGCGTGCACTGGTACACTGGCGGCACGCCGCGAGGTTGCTAAGTTTATCAACGACAAGGCGCTGGTTAAAAAACTGTTTACCGAGATTGCACCGCGTCTTGCCGACCGGTCCGGTGGTTATACAAGGATATATCGGTTGGGTAATCGACCAGGCGATTCCGCCGAGATGGCTTATCTCGAATTTGTCGTGCGCGGGGAAAAAGAAAAGCCCGAGGAGATTAAAGGGAAGGGTAAGAGTAAGGCGAAAAAATCAGCAACCAAAAAGGCAACTAAAGACAAGGAAACCGGATAA
- the rpsK gene encoding 30S ribosomal protein S11 — protein MAKKSSRKRASPVCVAYITTTFNNTIVTIAESNGAVLCWSSAGRVGFKGAKKGTPYAAGQAAESAGKEAVALGVKKVEVRISGPGPGREAAIRSLQNAGLDIISIRDITPIPHNGCRPPKQRRV, from the coding sequence ATGGCAAAAAAGAGTTCGAGAAAACGAGCCTCACCAGTATGTGTTGCTTACATTACGACCACTTTCAATAATACTATTGTGACGATTGCGGAATCAAACGGTGCGGTGCTTTGCTGGTCTTCCGCCGGTAGAGTGGGATTCAAGGGTGCCAAGAAAGGGACGCCTTATGCTGCGGGTCAGGCGGCAGAGAGTGCAGGCAAAGAGGCAGTGGCGCTGGGTGTGAAAAAGGTCGAGGTGCGAATAAGTGGTCCTGGTCCGGGGCGAGAGGCAGCGATACGCTCTTTACAGAATGCTGGTCTTGACATCATTTCAATCCGGGATATTACTCCCATTCCTCACAACGGCTGTCGGCCTCCAAAGCAACGGCGGGTTTAG
- the rpsD gene encoding 30S ribosomal protein S4 — protein MARDIGTKCKRCRRAREKLFLRGNKCLSDKCVLMKRGEEAAAPVRRRVSAYAIQLREKQKLRMLYGILETQFRNYFVRAAKSPNTAAALLILLERRLDNVVYRLGFADSRAQARQLVRHGHITVDGKKVDIPSYQVKAGQVIAVATERGKKLVSAIIANKEPTVVPWLSVNQQQLTGQVLRLPEYEDVKDVPCNMQLIVEFYSK, from the coding sequence ATGGCAAGAGATATAGGAACAAAATGTAAAAGATGTCGCCGGGCACGGGAGAAGCTATTCCTGCGCGGCAATAAGTGTCTGTCCGATAAATGTGTGCTGATGAAACGCGGCGAGGAGGCGGCAGCGCCGGTGCGCCGGCGCGTTTCCGCTTATGCGATTCAGTTGCGGGAGAAGCAAAAACTGCGGATGCTTTACGGAATTCTGGAAACCCAGTTTCGCAACTACTTTGTTCGAGCGGCAAAGAGTCCGAATACAGCAGCGGCACTGTTAATTCTACTGGAACGAAGGCTGGACAATGTTGTCTATCGGTTGGGGTTTGCCGATTCACGTGCTCAGGCAAGGCAACTGGTGCGTCATGGTCATATTACGGTTGATGGTAAAAAAGTAGATATACCTTCATATCAGGTAAAAGCCGGCCAGGTTATTGCGGTGGCAACGGAACGGGGAAAGAAGCTGGTAAGTGCAATTATCGCTAATAAAGAACCAACCGTTGTCCCCTGGTTAAGTGTTAACCAGCAGCAATTAACCGGTCAGGTGCTCAGATTGCCTGAATATGAGGATGTTAAGGATGTTCCCTGTAATATGCAGTTAATCGTGGAGTTTTATTCAAAATGA
- the plsY gene encoding glycerol-3-phosphate 1-O-acyltransferase PlsY has product MSLGNGLFSLLFGFLPGSIPFGFLAGKLAGIDIRKKGSGNIGFTNVQRTLGIGWAIPVLILDIAKGLLPTMFAHNIGLTPVLVGLGAIAGHIFTPWLGFNGGKGVATTIGVAAFLCPRSLLIALVVYLLILIIFGYVSLASLSFALLFPVVTGLCYCSNLPLLLFALGTGLIIFIRHIPNIRRLINKTEPQFGLWRKLFRKEEI; this is encoded by the coding sequence ATGAGCCTCGGAAATGGGCTATTTTCACTCCTTTTTGGTTTTTTGCCCGGCTCAATTCCTTTTGGTTTTCTCGCCGGCAAACTTGCCGGCATTGATATTAGAAAAAAGGGGTCAGGTAACATCGGGTTTACCAATGTCCAGCGTACCCTTGGTATCGGCTGGGCGATACCGGTCCTGATTCTTGACATCGCCAAAGGTTTATTGCCCACAATGTTTGCCCACAACATTGGATTAACACCGGTACTCGTTGGATTAGGCGCCATTGCCGGCCACATCTTCACCCCCTGGCTCGGATTTAACGGCGGTAAAGGCGTTGCCACCACAATCGGGGTTGCCGCTTTTCTCTGCCCCCGTAGTCTGCTTATCGCTTTGGTGGTTTATCTGTTAATCCTAATTATTTTCGGTTATGTTTCCCTCGCTTCGCTTTCCTTTGCCTTGCTTTTCCCGGTTGTAACCGGACTTTGCTATTGCTCGAATCTTCCCCTTTTGCTCTTTGCCCTCGGCACCGGTCTTATCATCTTCATTCGCCATATCCCCAACATCCGGCGCTTAATCAACAAAACCGAACCCCAATTTGGACTGTGGCGAAAACTTTTCAGGAAAGAGGAAATATGA
- a CDS encoding 2,3-bisphosphoglycerate-independent phosphoglycerate mutase produces the protein MNVFDYSKVPIESNDKKILLVVLDGLGGLPKHDKTELEAAWVPNLDRLAVTASLGLLVPIARGVTPGSGAAHLAIFGYNPEQYQVGRGVLEALGSGLTPNPTDLCCRANFATIDKNGVITDRRAKRAGERMSDVEGAELCALLQDAIPKIDDVKVTIKAGKGHRFVVVFSGPGLKDGLTDSDPGKDGKSPLAVKPFVPDAEKAAVIANRFIEMSGAVLKNRERANWVLLRGLSLPPNLPPFPERYKLRAAAVAAYPMYKGLARLLGMEVLECGGTWEEEVAAVAKHRDEFDFFYLHFKEFDQAGEDGDFEKKVELLERFDEQIVPRIVELNFDVLCITGDHSTPAILGAHSWHAVPIMLHSRYCRIHSLVEEFGERACMRGSLGVVYGRELMPLLLAHALRYGKFGA, from the coding sequence TTGAATGTGTTTGACTACAGCAAAGTCCCAATTGAGTCGAATGATAAGAAGATACTTTTAGTGGTGCTGGATGGTCTTGGTGGTCTGCCCAAGCATGACAAGACCGAACTGGAAGCAGCATGGGTACCAAATCTCGACCGGCTGGCGGTGACTGCCAGTCTCGGCCTTCTGGTGCCGATAGCGCGTGGAGTGACTCCCGGTTCTGGTGCCGCCCATCTGGCGATTTTCGGCTACAATCCTGAACAGTATCAGGTAGGACGAGGGGTACTTGAGGCGTTGGGAAGTGGTTTAACACCGAATCCGACCGATTTGTGTTGCCGGGCAAATTTTGCCACCATCGATAAAAATGGGGTGATTACCGACCGAAGGGCAAAAAGGGCAGGAGAGCGGATGAGCGATGTCGAAGGGGCGGAATTGTGTGCCCTTTTGCAGGATGCGATACCGAAAATTGACGATGTGAAGGTGACGATAAAAGCGGGTAAAGGGCATAGATTTGTCGTCGTGTTTTCTGGACCGGGTTTGAAGGATGGGCTAACAGATTCTGACCCGGGTAAGGATGGGAAAAGCCCGTTAGCGGTAAAGCCCTTTGTGCCGGATGCGGAGAAGGCGGCGGTAATTGCCAACCGGTTTATTGAGATGAGTGGTGCCGTGCTCAAAAATCGGGAACGGGCGAACTGGGTTTTACTGCGCGGACTTTCCCTGCCGCCGAATTTGCCACCATTTCCCGAACGGTATAAGCTGCGCGCAGCAGCGGTTGCCGCTTACCCGATGTACAAAGGTCTGGCACGGCTCTTGGGGATGGAGGTGCTGGAATGTGGCGGGACCTGGGAGGAGGAAGTGGCAGCGGTGGCAAAACATCGTGATGAGTTTGACTTTTTCTATCTTCATTTTAAGGAGTTTGACCAGGCGGGCGAGGATGGGGATTTTGAGAAGAAGGTTGAGCTTTTGGAACGGTTTGACGAACAGATTGTTCCCCGTATTGTAGAGCTGAATTTTGATGTTTTGTGTATTACCGGTGACCATTCAACACCGGCAATTTTAGGTGCCCATTCGTGGCATGCGGTGCCGATAATGCTTCACTCCCGCTATTGTCGGATTCATTCACTGGTTGAAGAGTTTGGCGAGCGAGCCTGTATGCGTGGTTCGCTTGGTGTTGTTTATGGACGGGAGTTGATGCCCTTGCTCCTTGCCCATGCCTTGCGCTATGGAAAGTTCGGGGCGTAG
- a CDS encoding aspartate 1-decarboxylase, with amino-acid sequence MRKFIKSKIQGLRITGKELYYEGSLELDLRLLQAADILPGEMVQVVNVNNGERFETYAIAGRAGSGRCVLKGAAARLGEIGDEIIVMSMTYLDESEWEKYNMIKVRVDAQNRILAEK; translated from the coding sequence ATCCGGAAATTTATCAAATCGAAAATTCAGGGATTACGTATTACCGGCAAGGAGCTTTATTATGAGGGTAGTTTAGAACTGGACCTCAGATTGCTCCAAGCCGCTGATATTTTACCCGGCGAGATGGTACAGGTTGTCAATGTGAATAACGGTGAGCGGTTTGAGACCTACGCAATTGCCGGCAGGGCTGGTTCGGGGCGATGTGTGCTGAAAGGGGCGGCGGCGCGATTAGGCGAAATCGGCGATGAAATAATCGTAATGAGTATGACTTATCTGGACGAATCGGAGTGGGAAAAGTACAATATGATTAAGGTCCGGGTTGATG